Proteins found in one Triticum urartu cultivar G1812 chromosome 4, Tu2.1, whole genome shotgun sequence genomic segment:
- the LOC125552864 gene encoding cold-regulated protein 27-like: MGEVYLGLDRSAKPEPADVGIAQGNQVTNLVSAGWTDERHTDYISSMEASFINRLLNHGNNANRKDSGTNGFKVLQGGAGVWKKVEFARPGACAQVGAKQSLPANPWIQHFRSRDCSSSSSSARGDGVQTLVGDHESGIRTTPGGTPLSHGRELGACKGENLLDQNSEVSDQNFADDDEAEVGAESSRTCKKRRLSSSSTYCAQTIQ; encoded by the exons ATGGGCGAGGTGTACCTGGGACTGGATCGATCGGCCAAGCCGGAGCCAGCGGACGTCGGCATTGCCCAG GGCAACCAGGTCACTAACCTGGTGTCGGCGGGATGGACGGATGAGAGGCACACGGATTACATAAGCTCCATGGAAGCCTCTTTCATCAACCGACTCCTCAATCACGGGAACAACGCCAACAGGAAAGATTCAGGTACCAATGGGTTCAAGGTTCTCCAAGGTGGGGCTGGAGTGTGGAAGAAAGTCGAGTTTGCGAGGCCCGGTGCTTGCGCTCAAGTCGGGGCCAAACAAAGCCTGCCTGCAAACCCCTGGATCCAGCATTTCAGATCGCGTGattgcagcagcagcagcagcagtgcaAGAGGTGACGGGGTACAAACTTTAGTAGGTGATCACGAATCGGGTATTCGGACTACCCCTGGGGGGACTCCCTTGTCCCATGGAAGGGAATTGGGAGCTTGCAAGGGAGAAAACCTTCTCGACCAAAATTCAG AGGTCTCTGATCAGAACTTTGCTGACGACGACGAGGCGGAAGTCGGAGCAGAATCAAGCAGAACATGCAAGAAAAGACGATTGAGCAGTTCTTCCACTTACTGCGCCCAAACGATCCAGTGA